The following are encoded together in the Bradyrhizobium sp. CCGUVB1N3 genome:
- a CDS encoding bifunctional 2-C-methyl-D-erythritol 4-phosphate cytidylyltransferase/2-C-methyl-D-erythritol 2,4-cyclodiphosphate synthase, whose protein sequence is MAKSERTAVVLVAAGRGLRAGAGGPKQYRAIGGVPVIFRAMESFSNHPDVALVQPVVNPDDSTMFTAAVEGLRHEPPTSGGATRQASVLAGLEALAPHKPDLVLIHDAARPFVSQALISRAIEAASRDGAAIPAIPVNDTVKLIGAAGQIEGTPDRARLRIAQTPQSFRFDVILDAHRRAAKDGRSDFTDDAAIAEWAGLTVATFEGDVANMKLTTPEDFVREEARLASQLGDIRTGTGYDVHAFGEGDHVMICGVRVPHSKGFLAHSDGDVGLHALVDAILGALADGDIGSHFPPSDPKWKGASSDQFLKYAIERVTQRGGRVANLEVTMICERPKIGPLRDTMRARIAEISGVDISRVAVKATTSERLGFTGREEGIAATASATIRLPWGI, encoded by the coding sequence ATGGCGAAATCAGAGCGGACCGCAGTTGTTCTCGTGGCGGCCGGGCGCGGGCTTCGCGCAGGTGCGGGCGGACCGAAGCAATACCGCGCGATCGGCGGCGTGCCGGTGATCTTTCGCGCCATGGAGTCCTTCAGCAACCACCCTGACGTCGCGCTGGTGCAGCCGGTGGTGAACCCCGATGACAGCACCATGTTCACGGCAGCGGTCGAAGGCCTGCGCCATGAGCCCCCGACCAGCGGCGGCGCGACGCGCCAGGCTTCCGTGCTCGCAGGCCTCGAGGCCCTCGCTCCGCACAAGCCGGACCTCGTGCTGATCCACGACGCGGCACGTCCCTTTGTCTCGCAGGCCCTGATCTCCCGCGCGATCGAAGCCGCCAGCCGCGATGGTGCCGCCATCCCCGCGATCCCCGTCAACGACACCGTCAAGCTGATCGGCGCGGCCGGGCAGATCGAGGGCACGCCGGACCGCGCACGCTTGCGGATCGCGCAGACGCCGCAATCCTTTCGTTTCGATGTCATCCTCGACGCGCATCGTCGCGCGGCGAAGGACGGACGCTCTGATTTCACAGATGATGCGGCGATCGCCGAATGGGCGGGATTGACGGTCGCAACCTTTGAAGGCGATGTTGCAAACATGAAGCTCACCACCCCCGAAGACTTCGTCCGCGAGGAAGCGCGCCTCGCCAGCCAGCTCGGCGACATCAGGACCGGGACAGGCTACGACGTGCATGCCTTCGGCGAAGGCGACCACGTCATGATCTGCGGCGTGCGCGTGCCGCACAGCAAGGGGTTCCTGGCCCATTCCGACGGCGATGTCGGCCTGCATGCGCTGGTCGACGCCATCCTCGGCGCGCTCGCCGACGGCGACATCGGCTCGCATTTTCCGCCGAGCGACCCCAAGTGGAAGGGCGCCTCCTCCGACCAGTTCCTGAAATACGCCATCGAGCGCGTCACGCAGCGCGGCGGCCGCGTCGCCAATCTCGAGGTGACGATGATCTGCGAGCGGCCGAAGATCGGTCCCCTGCGCGACACCATGCGCGCGCGGATCGCCGAGATCTCGGGCGTCGACATCTCCCGCGTCGCGGTGAAGGCCACGACCAGCGAGCGGCTCGGCTTCACCGGCCGCGAGGAAGGCATCGCAGCGACCGCGAGCGCCACCATCCGTCTTCCTTGGGGCATCTAG
- a CDS encoding CinA family protein has translation MGGSDARALSRSLLDLCRMRKLTIATAESCTGGLVAGALTDIPGSSDVIDRGFVTYSNDAKRVMLGVEASTLLNFGAVSKETATAMAVGALERAGVDLAVSITGIAGPGGATPGKPVGLVHFAAAARDGRIIHREHRFGAIGRTAVRQRSVVEALRMLMDLARGPQAAAKPRREAASRLRSRVARSPRRGAVKRRRPPRG, from the coding sequence ATGGGCGGCAGCGACGCACGCGCCCTCTCCCGCTCGCTGCTCGATTTGTGCCGGATGCGCAAGCTGACGATCGCGACCGCAGAGTCCTGCACCGGCGGTCTCGTGGCCGGCGCGCTGACCGACATCCCAGGCTCCTCCGACGTCATCGACCGCGGCTTCGTCACCTATTCCAATGATGCCAAGCGCGTGATGCTCGGCGTCGAGGCGAGCACGCTGCTGAACTTCGGCGCCGTCAGCAAGGAAACCGCGACCGCGATGGCGGTCGGTGCGCTGGAGCGCGCCGGCGTCGACCTCGCGGTCTCCATCACCGGCATCGCCGGCCCCGGCGGCGCGACGCCCGGCAAGCCGGTCGGGCTCGTCCACTTCGCCGCTGCCGCGCGCGACGGCCGCATCATCCATCGCGAGCACCGCTTTGGCGCGATCGGCCGCACCGCCGTGCGGCAGCGCTCGGTCGTCGAGGCTTTGCGCATGCTGATGGACCTCGCCCGCGGCCCGCAAGCCGCCGCAAAGCCGCGCCGCGAGGCCGCAAGCCGGCTGCGTTCCCGTGTTGCCCGCTCGCCAAGGCGTGGCGCGGTCAAGCGGCGCAGGCCGCCAAGAGGTTGA
- a CDS encoding type II toxin-antitoxin system RatA family toxin: MHRVSSKHRVNHSASQMFDLVADVERYPEFVPLCSALKVRQRVTKPDGTEVLVADMTVSFKLIKESFTSRVTLDRANLKIVVEYLQGPFSKLENRWTFEPKGEGVCDVGFFLAYEFRSRMLAMLMGSMFDAAFARFSVAFEKRADAIYGRPKIASS, translated from the coding sequence ATGCATCGAGTTTCGAGCAAGCACCGCGTCAACCACAGCGCATCCCAGATGTTTGATCTGGTCGCGGACGTCGAGCGTTATCCGGAGTTCGTGCCGCTGTGCAGCGCGCTGAAAGTGCGCCAGCGGGTTACAAAACCCGACGGCACCGAGGTGCTGGTTGCCGACATGACGGTGTCGTTCAAGCTGATCAAGGAATCCTTCACCAGCCGCGTGACGCTTGACCGCGCCAATCTGAAGATCGTGGTCGAGTATCTGCAAGGGCCCTTCAGCAAGCTGGAAAACCGCTGGACCTTCGAGCCGAAGGGCGAGGGCGTCTGCGACGTTGGTTTCTTCCTCGCCTACGAGTTCAGGAGCCGCATGCTGGCGATGCTGATGGGCTCGATGTTCGACGCCGCGTTTGCGCGCTTCTCCGTCGCGTTCGAGAAGCGGGCAGATGCGATCTACGGCCGGCCGAAGATCGCATCGTCCTAA
- the lipA gene encoding lipoyl synthase — protein MVVIVDTINNPLRPRHPEKVNRPDAASPPKPDWIRVRAPNTRGYADTRNIVRANGLHTVCEEAGCPNIGECWDKKHATFMIMGDTCTRACAFCNVKTGLPNALDAAEPEHVAEATAKLGLAHVVITSVDRDDLADGGAEHFARTIRAIRAACPSTTIEILTPDFLRKEGALEVVAAAKPDVFNHNLETVPSRYLTVRPGARYFHSIRLLQRVKEIDPTIFTKSGIMVGLGEERHEVLQVMDDLRSAEVDFLTIGQYLQPTRKHHAVMRYVPPDEFSSYEKVAYTKGFLMVSASPLTRSSHHAGDDFARLKAARAAIAR, from the coding sequence ATGGTCGTTATTGTCGATACCATCAACAACCCCCTGCGCCCCCGTCACCCGGAAAAAGTGAATCGGCCCGATGCCGCTTCGCCGCCGAAGCCGGACTGGATCCGCGTGCGTGCGCCGAACACCCGCGGCTATGCCGATACCCGCAACATCGTGCGGGCCAACGGCCTGCATACGGTGTGCGAGGAGGCGGGCTGCCCGAACATCGGCGAGTGCTGGGACAAGAAGCACGCCACCTTCATGATCATGGGCGACACCTGCACCCGCGCGTGCGCCTTCTGCAACGTCAAGACCGGCCTGCCCAACGCGCTCGACGCCGCCGAGCCGGAGCATGTCGCCGAGGCCACCGCCAAGCTCGGGCTCGCCCATGTCGTGATCACCTCGGTCGACCGCGACGATCTCGCCGATGGGGGTGCCGAGCATTTTGCCAGGACGATCCGCGCCATCCGCGCCGCCTGTCCCTCGACCACGATCGAGATCCTGACGCCCGACTTCCTGCGCAAGGAGGGGGCGCTCGAGGTCGTCGCCGCGGCCAAGCCCGACGTCTTCAACCACAACCTCGAAACCGTGCCGTCGCGTTACCTGACGGTGCGGCCCGGCGCGCGCTATTTCCATTCGATCCGGCTGTTGCAGCGGGTCAAGGAGATCGACCCCACGATCTTCACCAAGTCCGGCATCATGGTCGGCCTCGGCGAGGAGCGCCACGAGGTGCTCCAGGTGATGGACGATCTGCGTTCGGCCGAGGTCGACTTCCTGACCATCGGCCAGTATCTCCAGCCGACCCGCAAGCATCACGCTGTGATGCGCTATGTGCCGCCGGATGAGTTCTCATCCTATGAGAAGGTCGCCTACACCAAGGGTTTCCTGATGGTGTCGGCAAGCCCGCTGACCCGTTCGTCGCATCACGCCGGCGATGATTTCGCAAGACTGAAGGCAGCGCGGGCCGCAATAGCCCGCTGA
- a CDS encoding DNA-3-methyladenine glycosylase translates to MAPKSKPSTPALGKPLKRGFFARSVHEVAPDLIGATLLVDGVGGIIVEVEAYHHTEPAAHSYNGPTPRNQVMFGPPGFAYVYRSYGIHWCVNFVCEEEGSASAVLIRALEPTHGIAAMRRRRHLVDLHALCSGPGKLTEALGITIAHNALPLDRPPIALHARSGEMAVATGIRIGLTKAVELPWRYGVRGSKFLSKPFPR, encoded by the coding sequence ATGGCTCCAAAATCGAAGCCCTCCACACCCGCTCTGGGCAAGCCGCTGAAGCGTGGCTTCTTCGCGCGCAGCGTCCACGAGGTCGCACCCGACCTGATCGGCGCGACGCTGCTGGTCGACGGCGTCGGTGGCATCATCGTCGAGGTTGAGGCCTATCATCATACCGAGCCGGCGGCACACTCCTACAACGGCCCGACGCCGCGGAACCAGGTGATGTTCGGCCCGCCCGGCTTTGCCTATGTCTACCGCTCCTACGGCATCCATTGGTGCGTGAATTTCGTCTGCGAGGAGGAAGGCTCGGCCAGCGCCGTCCTGATCCGCGCACTGGAACCGACGCATGGGATTGCCGCGATGCGCCGGCGCCGGCATCTCGTCGATTTGCATGCGCTGTGCTCGGGTCCGGGCAAGCTGACGGAGGCGCTCGGCATCACGATTGCGCACAACGCCCTGCCCCTCGACCGCCCGCCGATCGCGCTGCACGCGCGCAGCGGCGAAATGGCGGTCGCGACCGGCATCAGGATCGGCCTCACCAAGGCGGTCGAGCTGCCCTGGCGCTACGGAGTCAGGGGCTCGAAGTTCTTGAGCAAGCCATTTCCAAGGTAG
- a CDS encoding valine--tRNA ligase, with protein sequence MIEKNYQPADIETRMSVVWEDSLAFKAGRPDRRDATPFTIVIPPPNVTGSLHMGHALNNTLQDVLCRFERMRGRDVLWQPGTDHAGIATQMVVERQLMERQQPGRREMGREKFLERVWEWKAESGDTIINQLKRLGASCDWSRERFTMDEGLSKAVIKVFVELHRHGLIYKDKRLVNWDPKLLTAISDLEVQQVEVKGSLWYLRYPIEGRSFSPDDPSSFIVVATTRPETMLGDTGVAVHPEDDRYRKLVGKHVILPLVGRKVKIVADDYSDPEKGSGAVKVTPAHDFNDFEVGRRHGLRQISVLDKEGCLDLVDNEDYLRDLPEGASQFAEEFHNVERFAARKRIVERLEAFGFIERIEPHTHMVPHGDRSGVVIEPFLTDQWYVDAKTLAKPAIAAVRSGETTFVPKNWEKTYYEWMENIQPWCISRQLWWGHQIPAWYGPDGKVFVAETEEEAVSHALGYYVEQEVITPEQGREMALDRNKREGFITRDEDVLDTWFSSALWPFSTLGWPDDTPEVKRYYPTDVLVTGFDIIFFWVARMMMMGLHFMKEVPFSTVYIHALVRDEKGAKMSKSKGNVIDPLHLIDEYGADALRFTLAAMAAQGRDIKLATSRVEGYRNFATKLWNACRFAEMNQCVVPEGFEPAKATQTLNRWIAHETAHTTREVTEAIEAYRFNDAAGAIYRFVWNVYCDWYVELAKPVLLGPDGPAKTETRAMVAWARDEILKLLHPFMPFITEELWEVTAKREELLTLAPWPLKSAGPTAEELAMVAASMPNDGAFLSPMVLPIFDHADFTDPAAEAEIGWVIDLVTQIRSVRAEMNIPPATLTALVLAGASAETKERAPRWADVIKRMARLSDISFADRAPDGAVQILVRGEVAALPLKGVVDLAAERVRLDKEIAKADADIKRAESKLANEKFVANAAEEVVEEEREKREAALARKAKLLEALERLKQVS encoded by the coding sequence ATGATCGAGAAAAACTACCAGCCCGCCGATATCGAAACCCGCATGTCCGTCGTCTGGGAGGACAGCCTTGCCTTCAAGGCGGGCCGCCCCGACCGGCGCGACGCCACCCCCTTCACCATCGTGATCCCGCCGCCGAACGTGACGGGCTCGCTGCACATGGGCCACGCGCTCAACAACACGCTTCAGGACGTGCTGTGCCGCTTCGAGCGCATGCGCGGACGCGACGTGCTGTGGCAGCCGGGTACCGACCATGCCGGCATCGCGACCCAGATGGTGGTCGAGCGGCAGCTGATGGAGCGGCAGCAGCCCGGCCGCCGCGAGATGGGCCGCGAGAAATTCCTGGAGCGGGTTTGGGAGTGGAAGGCCGAGAGCGGCGACACCATCATTAACCAGCTCAAGCGCCTCGGCGCCTCCTGCGACTGGTCACGCGAGCGCTTCACCATGGACGAGGGCCTGTCTAAGGCCGTCATCAAGGTGTTCGTCGAACTGCACCGCCATGGCCTGATCTACAAGGACAAGCGGCTGGTGAACTGGGACCCGAAGCTGCTCACCGCGATCTCCGATCTCGAGGTGCAGCAGGTCGAGGTCAAGGGCAGCCTCTGGTATCTGCGCTATCCGATCGAGGGCAGGAGCTTCAGCCCCGACGATCCTTCGAGCTTCATCGTCGTCGCCACCACGCGCCCGGAGACCATGCTGGGCGATACCGGCGTTGCCGTGCATCCCGAGGATGACCGCTACCGGAAGCTCGTCGGCAAGCACGTGATCCTGCCGCTCGTCGGCCGCAAGGTAAAAATCGTCGCCGACGACTACTCCGACCCCGAGAAGGGCTCGGGCGCGGTGAAGGTGACGCCGGCGCACGACTTCAACGACTTCGAGGTCGGCAGGCGCCATGGCCTGCGCCAGATCAGCGTGCTCGACAAGGAGGGCTGTCTCGACCTCGTCGATAATGAGGATTACCTGCGCGACCTGCCGGAGGGCGCCTCGCAATTCGCCGAGGAGTTCCACAATGTCGAGCGCTTCGCCGCGCGCAAGCGCATTGTCGAGCGGCTGGAGGCATTCGGCTTCATCGAGCGCATCGAGCCGCATACGCATATGGTGCCGCATGGCGACCGCTCCGGCGTCGTGATCGAACCCTTCCTCACCGACCAGTGGTACGTCGACGCCAAGACGCTGGCCAAGCCCGCCATCGCGGCGGTGCGGAGCGGCGAGACGACCTTCGTGCCGAAGAACTGGGAAAAGACCTATTACGAGTGGATGGAGAACATCCAGCCCTGGTGCATCTCGCGTCAGCTCTGGTGGGGCCATCAGATCCCGGCCTGGTACGGGCCGGACGGCAAGGTGTTCGTCGCCGAGACCGAAGAGGAGGCCGTCAGCCACGCGCTCGGCTACTACGTCGAGCAGGAGGTCATCACGCCGGAGCAGGGGCGCGAGATGGCGCTCGACCGCAACAAGCGCGAAGGCTTCATCACCCGCGACGAGGACGTGCTCGACACCTGGTTCTCCTCCGCGCTCTGGCCGTTCTCCACCCTCGGTTGGCCCGACGATACGCCGGAGGTGAAGCGCTACTACCCGACCGACGTGCTGGTTACCGGCTTCGACATCATCTTCTTCTGGGTCGCCCGGATGATGATGATGGGCCTGCACTTCATGAAGGAGGTGCCGTTCTCGACCGTCTACATCCACGCCCTCGTCCGTGACGAGAAGGGCGCCAAGATGTCGAAGTCGAAGGGCAACGTCATCGATCCCCTGCATCTGATCGACGAGTACGGCGCCGACGCGCTTCGCTTCACGCTGGCGGCGATGGCGGCACAGGGGCGCGACATCAAGCTCGCCACCAGCCGCGTCGAGGGCTATCGCAATTTCGCGACGAAACTCTGGAATGCCTGCCGCTTCGCGGAGATGAACCAGTGCGTCGTGCCGGAAGGTTTTGAGCCCGCGAAAGCGACGCAGACGCTGAACCGCTGGATCGCGCACGAGACGGCGCACACCACGCGCGAGGTGACGGAGGCGATCGAAGCCTATCGCTTCAACGACGCGGCGGGCGCGATCTACCGCTTCGTCTGGAACGTCTATTGCGACTGGTATGTCGAGCTCGCAAAGCCCGTGTTGCTGGGGCCGGACGGTCCGGCCAAGACCGAGACCCGCGCCATGGTCGCCTGGGCGCGCGACGAGATCCTGAAGCTACTGCACCCCTTCATGCCCTTCATCACCGAGGAGCTCTGGGAAGTGACCGCCAAGCGCGAGGAACTCCTCACGCTGGCGCCATGGCCGCTGAAGTCCGCCGGGCCGACGGCGGAAGAGCTCGCGATGGTCGCGGCATCGATGCCGAATGACGGGGCCTTCCTTTCGCCGATGGTGCTGCCGATCTTCGACCACGCCGACTTCACCGATCCTGCGGCGGAAGCCGAGATCGGCTGGGTGATCGACCTGGTGACGCAGATTCGGTCGGTGCGCGCCGAGATGAACATCCCGCCGGCGACGCTGACCGCGCTGGTGCTGGCCGGCGCCTCCGCGGAGACGAAGGAGCGCGCGCCGCGCTGGGCCGACGTCATCAAGCGCATGGCGCGTCTTTCGGACATCTCCTTCGCCGATCGCGCGCCCGACGGTGCCGTGCAGATCCTGGTGCGCGGCGAGGTCGCAGCGCTCCCGCTGAAGGGCGTGGTCGATCTCGCAGCCGAGCGCGTGCGTCTCGACAAGGAGATCGCCAAGGCTGACGCCGACATCAAGCGCGCCGAGTCCAAGCTGGCGAACGAGAAATTCGTCGCCAACGCGGCCGAAGAGGTCGTCGAGGAGGAGCGCGAAAAGCGCGAGGCTGCACTGGCGCGCAAGGCGAAGCTGCTCGAGGCGCTGGAGCGGCTGAAGCAGGTGTCGTGA
- a CDS encoding PopZ family protein produces the protein MTQPAKVQEPSMEEILASIRRIIADDEAKPPPNEKAAEPAKPAAAPAPKPAAMNDIPPSKIAAAKPAAEKPAAPPPAAKPAAPPPPAPAASNNQDDIDALLAGLDEATPAPEMRAPEPEPEPDVLELTDEMAVETPAPPAPSFRKVEPGDDVEFAEAVAPPFRPAPPPPSYQPVDFDAPPLPPQQPILAQTTVSAVESAFNSLAHTVLSSNARTLEDLVKEMLRPMLKSWLDDNLPGLVERIVKAEIERVSRGGR, from the coding sequence ATGACGCAGCCTGCAAAGGTCCAAGAACCCTCGATGGAGGAGATTCTGGCCTCGATCCGGCGCATCATTGCCGACGATGAGGCCAAGCCGCCGCCGAACGAGAAAGCCGCCGAACCTGCCAAGCCCGCAGCCGCGCCGGCGCCCAAGCCGGCCGCGATGAATGACATTCCGCCGTCCAAGATCGCGGCGGCCAAACCTGCCGCCGAAAAACCTGCTGCGCCACCACCGGCTGCAAAGCCAGCGGCTCCGCCGCCGCCAGCGCCGGCCGCAAGCAACAACCAGGACGATATCGACGCACTGCTGGCGGGCCTGGACGAGGCGACCCCTGCGCCCGAGATGCGGGCGCCGGAACCCGAGCCTGAGCCGGACGTGCTCGAACTGACCGACGAGATGGCGGTGGAGACGCCCGCGCCTCCAGCACCGAGCTTTCGCAAGGTCGAGCCGGGCGACGATGTCGAATTCGCGGAAGCCGTGGCGCCGCCGTTTCGGCCGGCTCCTCCGCCACCGTCCTACCAGCCGGTCGATTTCGACGCGCCGCCGCTGCCGCCACAGCAGCCGATCCTGGCGCAGACGACGGTCTCGGCCGTCGAATCCGCCTTCAATTCCCTGGCCCATACCGTCCTGAGTTCGAATGCGCGGACGCTGGAGGATCTGGTCAAGGAGATGCTGCGGCCGATGCTGAAATCCTGGCTCGACGACAACCTGCCCGGCCTCGTTGAACGCATCGTGAAGGCGGAAATCGAGCGGGTCTCGCGCGGCGGCCGGTGA
- a CDS encoding TolC family outer membrane protein — protein sequence MHGVKLFTGAAVSVLLMALAGQSSALAETIESALVLAYQGNPQLNAQRAQVRSTDENVPQALSGYRPKVAVTASAGYQYQDTKPVQGGPTIHGTGVPRSVSLTATQTLFNGNQTANRTRAAESQVSGAREALRVLEQSVLLSAATTYMDYLRDSAAVEVQKSNVRVLEQTLKQTRDRFNVGEVTRTDVAQSEAQLAAGKTQEQSSESQLTTTRSNYRRIIGVDPINLAPGAPVDRFFPSTLPSAIELSLIENPAVTSAMYGIDVNHLQVKIAEGALLPTISFQVAATQAYEQTLTIFRTSTASAIAQASVPLYQGGAEYSLIRQSKENLAQQRLNLDSTRDQTRATTVQFWGNLVAAKAQVQSAQAQVTASEIALNGVREEAKAGQRTTLDVLNAQQALVNARITLVTAQHDRVVASYNVLAAVGRLSPIVLGLKTTVYDPSVHYQQVRDSWAGVRTPDGR from the coding sequence ATGCATGGGGTGAAGCTCTTCACCGGAGCTGCGGTTTCGGTCCTCCTGATGGCGCTGGCCGGGCAGTCGTCTGCCTTAGCGGAGACGATCGAAAGCGCGCTGGTACTCGCCTATCAGGGCAATCCGCAGCTCAACGCGCAGCGCGCACAGGTCCGTTCGACCGACGAGAACGTGCCGCAGGCGCTGTCCGGATATCGCCCCAAGGTCGCGGTGACGGCGAGCGCCGGTTACCAATATCAGGATACGAAACCGGTGCAGGGTGGCCCGACGATCCACGGCACCGGCGTTCCCCGCAGCGTGAGCCTCACCGCTACGCAGACCCTGTTCAACGGCAATCAGACCGCCAACCGGACGCGCGCCGCGGAGAGTCAGGTCTCTGGCGCGCGCGAAGCACTGCGCGTGCTTGAGCAGAGCGTTCTGCTCTCTGCGGCCACGACATACATGGATTACTTGCGCGATTCGGCCGCGGTCGAGGTTCAGAAGAGCAACGTCCGCGTGCTCGAGCAGACGCTGAAGCAGACGCGTGACCGCTTCAACGTCGGCGAGGTCACACGGACCGACGTCGCTCAGTCGGAAGCGCAACTGGCGGCCGGCAAGACGCAGGAGCAGTCGTCTGAATCGCAATTGACGACGACGCGATCGAACTATCGCCGCATCATCGGCGTCGATCCCATCAATCTCGCTCCGGGCGCGCCGGTCGATCGATTCTTTCCGTCGACGTTGCCTTCTGCGATCGAGCTCAGCTTGATCGAGAACCCGGCCGTCACGTCGGCGATGTACGGCATCGACGTCAACCATCTGCAGGTCAAGATCGCCGAAGGCGCGCTGCTGCCGACGATCAGTTTTCAGGTCGCGGCGACACAGGCATACGAACAGACCTTGACGATCTTCCGCACCTCGACCGCTTCCGCCATCGCGCAAGCCTCCGTGCCGCTCTACCAAGGCGGTGCGGAATATTCGCTGATCCGTCAGTCCAAGGAGAATCTGGCGCAGCAGCGTCTCAACCTCGACTCCACGCGCGACCAGACCCGCGCCACGACCGTGCAGTTTTGGGGCAATCTGGTGGCGGCGAAGGCGCAGGTGCAATCGGCACAGGCACAGGTGACCGCGTCCGAGATTGCGCTGAATGGCGTGCGCGAAGAGGCAAAGGCCGGTCAGCGGACTACCCTGGACGTGCTCAATGCGCAGCAGGCCCTGGTTAATGCCCGCATCACTCTCGTGACTGCGCAGCACGACCGGGTCGTTGCATCCTACAACGTGCTCGCTGCGGTGGGCCGCCTGTCGCCGATCGTGCTCGGCCTGAAGACCACGGTCTACGATCCGAGCGTGCATTACCAGCAGGTGCGTGATAGCTGGGCCGGCGTGCGCACGCCCGACGGACGCTGA
- a CDS encoding protein-L-isoaspartate O-methyltransferase, whose product MSGFATARQKMVDGQVRTSDVTDRRILDAMLTIPREAFVPASRQALAYLDLDLDVAEGGSAKRYLIKPALTGKLLQAAEIGEADRVLVVGCASGYVAALVARLAAQVTATESDSALAAKAKGNLAALGFANVACVAAPCADGDPAAGPYDVIFLNGATEVTPSALFEQLKEGGRLVGVSADTTPRRAVIVTRAHGEFGHRALFDAAAPLLPGLARAPAFVF is encoded by the coding sequence ATGTCCGGTTTTGCGACCGCGCGCCAAAAGATGGTCGATGGCCAGGTGCGCACCAGTGACGTCACCGATCGCCGCATCCTCGACGCCATGCTCACGATTCCCCGCGAGGCTTTCGTGCCCGCGAGCCGGCAGGCGCTGGCCTATCTCGACCTCGATCTCGACGTGGCCGAAGGCGGATCGGCCAAGCGGTACCTGATTAAGCCGGCGCTCACCGGCAAGCTGCTGCAGGCGGCCGAGATCGGCGAGGCTGATCGTGTCCTGGTGGTCGGCTGCGCCTCCGGTTACGTCGCAGCCCTTGTTGCCAGGCTCGCTGCGCAAGTCACGGCTACGGAAAGCGATTCGGCGCTCGCCGCAAAAGCGAAGGGCAATCTGGCTGCCCTGGGATTTGCGAATGTGGCGTGCGTAGCGGCCCCCTGCGCGGATGGGGACCCGGCGGCCGGTCCCTACGATGTAATCTTTCTGAACGGGGCGACCGAAGTGACGCCCAGCGCGCTCTTCGAGCAGCTCAAGGAGGGCGGGCGGCTGGTCGGCGTTTCGGCCGACACCACGCCCCGGCGGGCCGTGATCGTGACCCGCGCCCACGGCGAATTCGGCCACCGCGCGCTGTTCGACGCCGCAGCCCCGCTTCTTCCCGGCCTCGCGCGGGCGCCTGCCTTCGTCTTCTGA